tgtctatcaagcagcagaaacaatattgatttctatgagCAGCCATAGTGCTGCGGggttaaaggttgtatagaagatctttattactaacaaaatgaattaaagctaaaaaatgccGTTgttaagctgtagcagccttgttttaatcatgataaaaaaaataaaataaaagttaatcaactctggaggttgtaaaaccaacattactttagccaatcaataacgagatagcctcgttatctattggttttctaacgtgtcaatcaacttCTCTACATTTTTAGTGTAattgtcatgctcctacgccctttacgtacccccctcccccatgcgctccaccccactccccccatgctaggctctgctgccgctatcaacaccttttcacctgtagacttgagacaatttttcttaatcatagctgcaacgtgctgccatttggcgaaaatgtatgttttaatcttaaaacaagacttgtatgaaacagtccggagagtgagggggagggggggggggggttgtttagcctgcaggctgcagccacacagatcagctgtgagctccgagcgtctgctccagtcctgcagctccacacaaacctccccgtcctcctctgatccaccgagaccagggacgactcagggacaggatttggcacaagtgcaggattttactcatatttgctgtgtttgtgttgttcaaaaggacacgttggttgctatgtgttagcgctatgatgctaagtttcTACGTGCTACATGCTgctttctgcgtaaggaggaggcgttcctccggagagagcaggggaggaggggtgggggtcacgcatggcagcatttcaaaaaggactaactgtcactggatttctctctccatggaaaatcctccatACAACctttaagggaccgtctacaatttacaagacgctgcaacagtgaagacaaacaccacaattaaaaaaaaaaaaaaaaaaaaaaactgcagggattcgctgcagtgtcaccataatcactacaacctgaagtaattctgtacttaaccttagtaattctgagcacttttatttttcttcctggttgaagcacctttgtttgaatctataacaataacataactatttaagtgtaaagtgaAAGCTacttatattgaaaaaggtgaaacttacgtttatttgacagtgatttcatatttcttaaataaaaggtaaacatttaatttattgtagtttttatttctaaaactttatactggaggagcttcctggataaataatttctagttttacaggtagtacattatgtTATGATTCTTAActgtttttctgaggcttttgtattatttatatcgatatctgaattatatcgtatcgaccgaaattatGAACTATATCGTGATAAtttttttggccatatcgtccagccctacaTTCTCAACATGAAACCAGTTTTACAGAAAATTCCTGCTGCGAAATGTCAAAAAACTTCTCcaacagctgttgcattatgggtattttTATCAGACTTGCAGGGGcggcatggctttgaggctaatttCATAGAAACGAGGTAGCCAGCTTTCatggcacgcacacacacacacacacacacacacacacacacacacacacacacagatgcccGTACCTGTTGCTGGGGTCTCTGAGAGCGAGGCCCAGGTCCAGCACGGCGCCTGGTTTGGGGGTCCACGTCTTGATGTCGGGTGCGGTTCTGTTGATGAGCTCGTTGAGGCTCACGGGACTGTTCTTAATGTTCGTGTCCTTAATGTACCTCCAGACAAACAGATCAGGAGCGTTGTGTTACTGACCAGCCCATCGTGGCGCCCGTCCGAACACGCCGCTCCCGGACCGCTGAGCGCTCAGTCCTCACCTGTCCGATGGATGAGCTTCCACAAAATAGCCGGCGAACGGGCAGTAGATCCTCGGCTGCAGAGACCTCACCAGGTCGGACTTGTAATTCAGCAGCTTCTTCCTCTCGTTTCGGATAAACTGCTCCTTCCAGGACTCTGAAAACAGAGGAACACCGTCTGTCTTGATTTTGATGTTTCTAAAATCCAATCGGTCCACTGGCCGCCGAGCCCAGAGTGCCTTCAAATCTCATTAAATCAGCAGGCAATGCGTTGAGCCCCACCGGTGTATTTGCCCCCATAGAAGGTCATGGGGAACCCGGACGCCCCTCCAGCGAAGTCGCCCATCATCAAGTCCACGTTGTGGGGGAGCCTGCCCCCGTTAGGCCTGGTGCAGTCCACGGTGTTCAGGATCATGTGACCTGCACACACGGCAAATCGTCCAATCACTTTGATTTGCTGTCAGCTCTTCTGCCGACTTCTAAAAATCCAGAAGAAAACTGCACCTTTATAGTCAACAATGATGCAGGTGTCCATTTCAGGGTGGACTCCGTCCATCAGGATCATCAGCCTGAGGTGGTCGTCGATCTGACAGAGAGCAGGCGGAACCTGTTAAGTCCAGATTAACCCTATCACCGTGGAGATGTGACGCCTTCACCTCAGACTCACATTCTGCCAGACGCCAAAAGGAGTGACGTTGATGTTGGTCAGCTTGACCTGGCTTTGCTCCAGATACCTGTTACACGACAGGGAATTGAGTTTAAAACATCGATGAAGTACAAAATTAAAGCGAGCGCAGAGGCTTTACTGACCAGAACACCGGTCTGGATGTGTCGCCCACATATATGGGCATGTCCGGCCTCCTCTCCGACAGGACCTTCAGAGTCGGGTAGCTAGAAAACATCAACATCTTCGCTTCAGCACTCCtgatcaggctttctgcagagcttcaccACATCACATTCATCCAGGTGTGTCGGATCAGAGGAGCATTGAGAACGGTGTAGTTACCATGCCAGGCCACCAGGCGGCGCTGCTGgttgttggagtgttttcaaaaagttgagtttccTCCCGTTTACACGGTTTTGGTGAATAAAACTCATCCCAAGATTCAAGAAAAGCCTTCGAATTGAGAAAGTGCCAGAGCGTACCTGAGGTGGTCTGAGTGCATGTGGCTGATGTAGATCAGGTCGGCCGCACACATCCGGTCCAGGGCGTCCTCGGGGGGCTCGTGGAGCAGCCACCAGCCTCGGGCGAAGGCGGGGCCCTTCAGCCAGGGGTCGAACATGAGGCGCTTGCcccccagctgcagctccatgcAGGCGTGGGTCAGGTACGTCACCTGGGAGAAAAGTGCTAAATGAATAAAGCTGACTGGAGGATTCGGTCTTGGATTCGGTGTGGCCTGCTCTTCTTCAAGGAAGTCCTGAACACAGACCTTCACTTCTCCCTCCTGGAGTTCAAGAGGCGTTCGGGGGTCGGCCAGCCAGGGGTCGACGGGGTTCAGCTCCAACAGGCGAAGACCTCCATCGTCTGAGACTTCCACTTCTGCAGGAGACGGAGCAGGCCACGTTACACGCTTCAAAATTTCCCTTTATCAAGTTGTTGCAATAGATTTTCTCTGGAATTCCCAAACTTCAGAAAGCCGTCTTAAGAACCGACAAATGTTCTGGAGACTCTAAAATCCACACACCCTGAATGAACAGACAGCTGATTTGCACTTTATCAGTAAATGTggcagcaccacacacacatgtggtctgttcctgtttttgAAAGCAGTTCACGCATGAAGACTCCTCCAGCCTTAATTTGACTGTCAAATGAACCCAGTGAGAGGACGATGGTGAGGATTCTCATTTCACCAGTTGGACTCAGTTCAGTATTTTATGAAGTGACAAACTGGTAAACCGGTGAAAACGTTGCGGTTAAACTCACCCAGCTCGTCCTGGAGGAAGCTGTCCGGCGGGTTCACGTACTTCATGGTGGATACGTTGAGTTTCCAGTTGTGCTTGGTGCATTTAACGGTCCTGTGAGGACACGGCGAGGCGTCACCAAGAGCTCTGTCCACACGGGCGGTCTTTACGGTCAGTCCAGCCGGTCTCACCTGCCGTCCAGGTCTTCGATGTCTTTGATGAACAGCCCGCCCTGGTGTTTGCACTGGTTCTTGCACGCTCTGATGCCCTCGCCGCTCTTGTATATGATGTAGCATTTGCCGTCCTCTGGGTTTTTCCTGAAGTTGACTCCGTCGTTCAGCGAGCCCACTTCTGAAGGGCCCAGTGAGAGCAACTCTTTGGCCTCCTGCGAAGCCATTTCAACCTGAACAAAGGAAACCACCAGAGAGGAAGGTTCACCGTGAACAGTTCCTGAAAGTGAACCCAGTTTCGGGCAAGGTTTGGGAACCAGATCATGTACGCTTTTAATAAGGTTTCTGTAGGAGGGCAAATATTCTTAATGTTTTCCAATACTTTGAAAACGTGTATTAAataacatttcaacatttctgccaACTGAGAAGTTGTCCAATAACAAAAAGAGTCATTTGGAAAGACATTTCCAGGGAAGGCACGCTAAATTTGCAGCCGACCACCGAGGTGGGAGCGAGAGAAAAAGCGCGGTTGTAGTACTTCTGGAGAAATGAGAGGAGCACAGAGATAGATTTAAGAAGTGGAAGCCAGAACATCTGTGAGGCTGTGCTGAAGCAATAAACACCAGCCACCTGATTTCAGTGGTTCAGTGGGAAACCCAGTATGAGAAGGTGGCAAAAGCGGTCTGTGGCTTCACTACAGAAAGCATTGAACCACCGTCAGTTCCGTGAATCACTAGACGACGTTAACAGCGAATAATCTGATCTCCTGCTGCATAACAAAGCAGGTGAACTACCGTACATACCAGATACCACAGCTGCCTCACAGGCGAGAGCTCGCAGTCCTGCGCCAAGGATTAAAGTTACATCTTTTACATGTCTGATGTAGAGAAGCCGTTCAGTGACGTCCGGAAACAGAAGTGACATTAaacagatgagtgtgtgttgctgagaTAAGAGGGtagaaagagaagaggatgcTGCCGAACTGACTTACTTGGCATTTGCAGAAAACTTAAAGGGAAttaatgcaacttttcaaaatttacctcagtgctgccccgataggcgctgtgggtaactgcagccaccagccaaggcagcacgggagcgcgcacaaacattttacagaatgttcggctgcacagcgctgcaccagggatgctcctgctgtttactacgtcgtggtttactgcaagaccacagcgcatattatgtgatttttgtaagcatccgttttcactcccaaatgcagctgaagttccctccatcaatcaaacgcatatccaatatttattcgggtgcctgcggcttcggtcatattttttttttttttttttttctgactcacgagataacgctgataaagtcctttttttcttcgtggtgttttttgtgggctttgagtggatgcagttatccgattgtatggggggggggggcgcggctCGGCTCGTGCTTGGATtcacagaccgggagcaaatgtataatataccgggagagcggacaaatgaaactacaaatagaactacaaatgaactttcttctgttgattcttggtttgtcagcaagtgtgCAGCGGTGTATTTGCGCACGCGCGATTCATTTGACGTGTGGacggagtggtgtgggtctcctctctgctctgactacagcagggggcgctgctgagactggccgcctgtgagtgctttgggacgggggaggggctcacgcagcacccgctgctagttgaggacagcggagacgtcctgtcacgtctccagagcaccagaaaaagtcgcgagatttgtcgctagttacttttgacaaaaaaactcaccaagaggctttggaaagtcgccagatttagcgagaaagtcactaAGTTGGCAACACctcccgcccctgatcccagcagtgtttgagtccgcgtccacggcggccatgttcttcctgttcggcgacgcgcatacagcgtcaatttacgtcacatccccacgattgcgagggaaattcggaccccgaacagcaacaaattatttggcacacagcctgtataaggctacagacagatacgcggattggcctgttattttaggtttttaatgcttcatgacccattagcattgaataaagtggaaatgcatgtgaagtttttcacaaatcttgccttaagtccctttaaaaagTGGATAATGCACAGAAATCGAACTTGAACagtcttattttcattttataaagcCTGCttaccttttcaaaaggctgcatgttttttttataattgaaGGCTGTGTTTTATTGCACTCTGTTGCCCAGACACGAGGGAAAGAGAAGACGATCGTGTTGTTCGTGAGGTTTAAAGAGCACTGCACCTCATTTCCATGGAGGAGTCTGAAATTACGGGAGGCTTATTATGCACGTTCCATTAGTTTTATTTCTCGAatcctcaaaataaaagtgGCGCCAAAAATCTGATTTCTTTATTGTATCTCTATAATTTCATCAATGCAACAAAAGACCTGGGCAGAAGAGGTGTGCTTTTATATTTCCCCCTCGTCCCAGATTACTGAGCTCTGTGACAGAAGGAAGACatggacaggaggaccaggaggaccaggaggaccctaaacctaaccctgCTCCAGCTTTAAAGCCGCcactttattgtttttattgagtGAATGCTGGATGCACACTAGTGAGATCCTCTTTCTTCATTGCATTTGTATTGCTTTATTGCTTTGTGTCAGCTTGtgcttttatgtttttatatctATTTATGTACAGCGCTTTGTCGCAGCGGTAATGGGTCGCAAAATGCTTTCTAAATAAAGTCCACAATCCACCGCGGCGAAATGCAAGCTACTGACTCAACTCATTCACACTTAGTATTATTTATACAGTAATTCCTCTTGAGTGACGGAGAAGAGCCCAGGCTCCGAGGCGGTGGCCTGATataacccccaccccccgtccaCTCCTGATTCTCCACGCGCCGTTGCCTTGGTTCGGCCTGACGAGGTAACCAACGCCACGCTGCCCAGGTGGCAGCGTTCCTGCAGGCGCTCGCCATGGAGACACAGGcccaaaaaagagagagggaaacaaacaaaaacacaagtccAACAAAAAGCCAGTGTTCGGCCAGAGTCCCAGCAGCCGGTGGGGGAACGCCGCGCCTCAGACCCGCCACCGGAGGACTGGGCTTCTCCTCTACAAGTTGGACTTCTTGGTTTTCTTTCTGATTGTACTTGTTTTTAAGTCAAATCAATAGTTTCTATTCAAACAAACTGACTTTGTGTGTCATTTCTTTACATTGATTATGAATTCTGAGCAAACTGCACTTGTTAATGGCCTATCTTTAAGTAATTACGTGTCAAGTTCCAAATATTGCAAGACATCAGCACCAACCACAAAACCCACCGGAAATAAACTTTACACCAGTTCTCAGAACTTTGTGTGACAGAAGCGGAACAGCAGGCGAGTTGTTCCACTCCCCGTTTGAAGCCGTCAGTGAGCCgcagttgtgttgttttctaaTACAACACTTCCACGctgacaataaaacacatttgagCCTCATTAGACTGCCTGGTTCTTTTTTCTTGGAGATAGAGGCTGGGACTTTTTGAAATCTTTGCTCTCTGGAAGACGTTTTTACAgaatctcttaaaaaaaaaaaaaaaaacgcagccacagccagtgTTGCGTTCAAGTTGACTCAGGAACGCAATGATAGCTAACAACAAGCAGAGCGCAGTGTGGCAGCTTTTTaaactgctgggtggaggctgtgtcaggaaaagctggtttacagcagcagtacgggatctacGAGAGACCAGCCGCCATGAAAACACCCCAAcgagctggagggagagacgctgcagctaaCATCGATGCTAACGCTCGCTAGTGAGCTAACGCAGgcggttcacaagctagcatgaggaaTTTTATagacaacaaatcaaagaaatgtaaCAAGACACTGAATGAACATATCATCAActtaacagctgaaatggccCTTTAGTCTGATAACTAGTGGAATGTCTTTGATTCAATGGGATTATGGGGCGTATCTCAATAGACAGgtccctctagtggtcatatagcgcaactgcaactgcaatagaaaaagataaatctaTAAGTCCCTGTTACACATGTagaaaaaatttaaatgttttaaaagttttaaacgTTGACACCCCTAATCCAGTCTCCTGTCTGTCCAGTCCTGTCCCCTGGCTGTCAGTGTCCTTTAGCCCCACCTGTTGGCTGTCTTCAGTTTTGCACTCTGTGTCTCCCATCCTCctgctgtccctgtccctccctGTGTGATGTCCTCCCCCTGCTGTCGTCTGCCTCGCCCTGTTATCCCATCGTGTCCCGTCCGGCTGCTCTGGCCCGGGTGTCTGTCTGTCCCGGGAGTCCTGCTCCTTCTGGGCCAGCCTGTTCATCCGCCTCTGGTTTCTGGAACCCCGTTCTGGACTTGGCTCTGCTTTGGACTGCCCTGTCCGGACTTGTCGTCCCCGAATGAAAACCTGTTGTATGAGTCTTCATCAGCTCTAGTCTGCATTTGGGTTAAACCGGGATCCAGACAGTAACAGCACAGTCGACCAAACACGGTGAGATTAATTAAATGAACAAGGAAAACAATAAATAGAACTTTTAGTTATCACCAGTGAAGGGGAGACACTGATTGAACCGATGAAAACTACAAGGAAAAACCTGATGACTCTCAGATCAAATCtccagaaataaataaacaacagctcgatGAAGAAATGTCTGACCGGGACAGAAGCAGGAACTGACTGAATGAGATCCAGGAATCGTTTAATAATTAATCAGAGACCAGTAAAGGTAAAGCCAGGTAATACACCTGAGAATATGAGATCGGCAAGCTCAATTCTCATCTGAAGGTGTTAAAATACGAGCAGCGCCGTCACAGGATACTCCGCCCTCGGGGATTCTCAGGGATCACAGTGCTTTTGCATGAGGAAGCCGAAGTCTGCACAATGTGAGGAGGGCTGGTAACATTATCCACGGGACGGACCACACCTCAGGCTGGATGCCCAGACGGTGTTTGACATTTCCAATTCACGAACGCCAGCAGTCAGATTAATACAAGCTGGCTTTGCTTTTAGTTAAACTGTAAACTATggcacttttttaaaggacgaTTAGAAGTACTGACCCCTAGCTACTAGCTACCAGTACTGCTGGAAAATCAAGTGACAGCATCACTACGTTATTATCAGTGAGGTTTTGCTGCTGCGTCGATGCAGATGATTAAATTCTACTTGTTTGTGGCCGTCCGGGATTTGAAATGAGATTAAAGACGGTTGTGATCTGATCTCCGGATGTTGTGACGTTTGATCGTGGAACCAGACATCGGCTCTGACTCGCTGTCAGAACTGCCAGATTGTCGCTCCTGTGGTTTACATTGTATTTGTATAAAAAAAGCTTCTCTGTCTATTTCCTGTCACTTTTCCTGAAACTGGCTTgcttgggggggcggggctcggCATGGCGACACTCGACACACTCACTCCCACCTGGTGACGCTCGTCTCTCCACGCTCTGAAAATAGTTTACAGGCCTTTAATAGGAGCAGCAGTCTGTCAATTTACTAAGACAAACTGCGCGTTTCCTGGCTGCATgtgcagcacagagacaggaaatgCGATTCCATCGGCTCTAAACTGCGGCAGCAACAGTTAATCAGTGGCCTCGGcaaaaatactggaaaaaaaaaaacaaaaactgaggaAACGGTGACCATTTCCTCTCAGGCTGAACCGTATCAGAGGAAATTATGCAAGGCAGTTTCAGCGGAGACGATATAAACTGGGTTATATCAAAATGGGATGGATTAAACTTTGATGTGTTTCTTCAAGTTTTTCTAACTCTGAGTCCACAGAtggaaaacagcagaagaaatgCCATCCTCAGAATTTGGAGCCCACCCAAATGACCTTTAAGCAGACGCCATTAGAACCCAGAGCAAGGGGCGGCTGGAGGGGGGGAGCTGTCCAGGAGAGGACTCTTCAGGACGCCGCTGTTTTCGAGGACTCAGCAGAAATGTCTGAGTAAAAATGGGCTCCGGAGCTGCGATGTCTTGATCGGTTCGGATCACTGACCGGTTGAGGGCTCAGAgcttttgtctgtttgcatCCAATATCCAGACTGGAGAAGAGGGCGGCCGGTGCTAAAAGCTGCTGAAGgactccatccctccatcccggCGCCCGGCTCTGGGCACTGAGCCCAGCGTTTGCCTCATCATGTCAGAGGTTCGGTTTCGATCGGCTCGACCACGATCAGCCTCTGTGACCAATATGGGACAAAGGACCAAGCTTTTCCTGGTTACCTTAGATTCATGCACTTTCAACCAATCATATGCTGTCTGGGGTTATATGAGGATTATGGTATCTGATAACATTGTTTGCAGATTCACCATATTCCTGTTATCACCCCGTGATTCCTTTCCTGTACGGCGGTTTGGTAATTTACAGAGACCAAAGGGTGATGTGTTTAAGGCCGTCTGGGAACGCACATGTCACACGGCGTGAAGACGCCGAGCCATGGCGAAGCAGGTCCGCATCCTGCGGCGTGCAGCTGCTCCGCCGGACGGATGTCTGGAGGACTAATTCTATCAGCGCAATCAGACGGAtccgctgcagctgcagacccGTTCAAAGCAGGCCTACAAAAGCTGCTTGTGGTTATTcgctgagagagaaagtgactttaaaaacattttttccctctctgtgtc
The sequence above is drawn from the Salarias fasciatus chromosome 17, fSalaFa1.1, whole genome shotgun sequence genome and encodes:
- the cmah gene encoding cytidine monophosphate-N-acetylneuraminic acid hydroxylase — its product is MASQEAKELLSLGPSEVGSLNDGVNFRKNPEDGKCYIIYKSGEGIRACKNQCKHQGGLFIKDIEDLDGRTVKCTKHNWKLNVSTMKYVNPPDSFLQDELEVEVSDDGGLRLLELNPVDPWLADPRTPLELQEGEVKVTYLTHACMELQLGGKRLMFDPWLKGPAFARGWWLLHEPPEDALDRMCAADLIYISHMHSDHLSYPTLKVLSERRPDMPIYVGDTSRPVFWYLEQSQVKLTNINVTPFGVWQNIDDHLRLMILMDGVHPEMDTCIIVDYKGHMILNTVDCTRPNGGRLPHNVDLMMGDFAGGASGFPMTFYGGKYTESWKEQFIRNERKKLLNYKSDLVRSLQPRIYCPFAGYFVEAHPSDRYIKDTNIKNSPVSLNELINRTAPDIKTWTPKPGAVLDLGLALRDPSNSAAITDPPAGAKIYKDSWEFSLYVDELNRAISSAIFKHPGWIQFYYTWAGFANYNLVVRMVETDDAFEPVAAGYDYLVDFLDLSFPSSRPDREHSYLEIKNRMGVMRHVVLHGGLWDDLYIGFQNRISRDPDVYHHKFWNHFQAELPVRAPDWGLFLQRTPPVQEPDGPRDDQTLWNYCALM